The Dermochelys coriacea isolate rDerCor1 chromosome 12, rDerCor1.pri.v4, whole genome shotgun sequence genome has a window encoding:
- the ANKRD11 gene encoding ankyrin repeat domain-containing protein 11 isoform X1: MPKGGCSKTPQSDDFSLSNDMVEKQTGKKDKDKVSLTKTPKLDRSDGGKEVKERATKRKLPFTVGTNGDQKDSDTEKQGPERKRIKKEPATRKPGLLFGMGLSGIRAGYPLSERQQVALLMQMTAEESANSPVDTTPKHPSQSTVCQKGTPNSASKTKDKVNKRNERGETRLHRAAIRGDARRIKELIIEGADVNVKDFAGWTALHEACNRGYYDVAKQLLAAGAEVNTKGLDDDTPLHDAANNGHFKVVKLLLHYGGNPHQSNRKGETPLKVANSPTMVNLLLGKTTYPSSEESSTESSEEEDAPSFAPSSSVDGNNTDSEFEKGLKHKTKSQEPPKTTITPVKDEYEFDEDDEQDRVPPVDDKHLLKKDYRKETKTNSFISIPKMEVKTYTKNNTITPKKPAHRILSDTSDEEDTSVAVGTGEKLRLSTHSILPSSKTREPSNTKQQKEKNKVKKKRKKETKSKEVRFGKKNDKFCSSESESENLESEEDDRDSVQSSSCVKDSRLVLKESSLFNSLSASSTSSHGSLASQKHNPNLTDQHSKHWRTDNWKTISSPAWSDVSSLSDSTRTRLTSESDYTSEDSSLQSLKPVRKKQEHKKKNNSHNTVCEKKNSFHANVDGAIPKLDKEGKVVKKHKTKHKHKNKEKGQCPVSQDIKIIKTFSFEYEDSKQKPDKGLIETESPSENKLKVLKHEREHCKKEEKLLKSKSEEKEWLFKDETGKASKEEKSLKKVKEGNKDISKFFREEKSSKEKPIKEKSPKEEKPRIHKEERKKKSKEKQSKSEKKNDLKEEKITKLEKDKTFKEEREKCKKEKVYKEEPGFDEFSNKSQLLESEDTKFSLSDDQQERWFSDLSSDSSFDFKGEDSWDSPVTDFREIKNDSMAKLIIETVKEEIKDKKRENKTKEKKEYNEKRNEKDTFLKKRERESVDKNPEKKKDQTEKHKVAPSYLPEKDKKRKDSAESVKERKEKDPGEINKERKDSSDSCKDRKDIKIKQEEPYRDEFKEYGCETFFKEKSDPECSGKNVESGERHHSGKDKEKKDAPDKEKKEKLKPEKYKEKSKEADKEKNEKVVAEKNQKDKELDKSFKEKKDTKEKYKDLHNKDKERKTSLDSIKEKKEKNFSGDREDFSEKRDEKKGKEKSWYSIADIFTDESEDEKDDYSLSGFKIGEAVGSELHRMDSLQEKDDSMAAEKDLYLADKHRKYSSDRQHSGEKQKDKEKKKDKGLAEGGKEKKEKGFFEKHKEKKDKDSVEKYKDRKDRTSVDSTQEKKNKQKLPEKTEKKHAAEEKVKNKHKEKMEKEHSKEKKSSKGGETEKSLLEKLEEEALNEYRDDSNDKISEISSDSFTDRGQDPGLTILFESSNLSLMDASEEKYKDSLPLPCLQDKLKEKERHRHSSSSSKKSHEKEKAKKEKTEKKEKMDDFKDSSNRKDSNQYEKEFSVDGETFGISYSMKAEVEEELDKNIDYLFSEKKDKNDPERELSKKAEKEKTYGSSTISTIKEKKKREKHKEKWKDEKEKHRDKHTDGFFKHHKDETKSVVKDKDSPQVITFKDKSKEENLKFSETKMKEKLKENQEKDKTESLKISNGNDKITLSKDGSKKDNRPREKLLGDGDLMMTSFERMLSQKDLEIEERHKRHKERMKQMEKMRHRSGDPKLKDKMKTSEEMRKRSLDLTTKKPLALDTQLKDKKLKELGPLTPILSPDNKPQPAVGTDSKDWITGPQLKEILPASPRPDQNRPTGVPAPASVVSCPSYEEVMQTPRTPSCSNEDYTDLMFDCADSQHSLPISTMSMNACSPSFFDRYANASSGLPDNPSQTPTRTIPSTNLYRSISVDIRRIPEDEFSAGDKFFRQQSVPATSNYDSPVQHLMEEKVPLPSVPAEKFQCMSPGYYSPDYGIPSPKVETLHCAPVGNVVQSPESIFSGLQAKSSPSHRDELLAPSVESALPPDLGMPLDTTEEQQATASILPPESTFLPPIEENDFSSGISEQNNMDWGNPPSRNPDPPMPPSLIGNPSDHPVSWSVGSELLMKSPQRFPESPKPFCSLDPIHPAPVSFISTDSPYPVSPISYPLSVSEPGLDEVKEDVEETVPGEMATAEEQAPYMSPTRLDTFFNNCKPLPEETPEMPLEPPCIPTETQAEAVNTLENSYLENSSVAPVNPEEPVTWPDPFTNSEDDLDLGPFSLPELPLQAKDVPDAEMTEVASIEESSVAAPEVINTGIINVSVSVTASSEQEELPLNQPSNLLAVEPEPQPEEKTSEVIAPEATSEALNVPEEKRLEESKEQSFQQIASIELAQPEKQEAETNHEELPSSNCAVESGSQSSLAQANTAESGVTQDSAAVRSGSQVSSIQTDTPQGTTAVETIEPVQKPVAEVSKPPKIEEIPQRITRNRAQMLANQNKQNTAPSEKEFPPVSAPSTRAKGRVTEEDDAQAQHPRKRRFQRSSQQLQQQINTSTQQTREMIQQTLAAIVNAIKLDDIEPYHSDRSNPYFEYLQIRKKIEEKRKILCYITPQAPQCYAEYVTYTGSYLLDGKPLSKLHIPVIAPPPSLAEPLKELFKQQEAVRGKLRLQHSIEREKLIVSCEQEILRVHCRAARTIANQAVPFSACTMLLDSEVYNMPLENQGDENKSVRDRFNARQFISWLQDVDDKYDRMKTCLLMRQQHEAAALNAVQRMEWQLKVQELDPAGHKSLCVNEVPSFYVPMVDVNDDFVLLPA, from the exons GCTGGACAGCATTGCACGAGGCATGTAACCGGGGTTACTATGATGTTGCAAAGCAGTTGCTTGCTGCCGGCGCGGAAGTCAACACAAAGGGGTTGGATGACGACACCCCGCTGCATGATGCAGCTAATAATGGGCATTTCAAG GTGGTAAAATTGTTGTTACATTACGGAGGGAACCCTCATCAAAGCAACAGGAAGGGAGAGACGCCTTTAAAAGTCGCTAATTCCCCCACCATGGTGAATCTACTCCTGGGAAAGACCACCTATCCCTCTAGCGAAGAGAGCTCAACAG agagctcaGAGGAGGAGGACGCCCCTTCATTTGCACCTTCCAGCTCCGTCGATGGCAATAACACAGACTCTGAGTTTGAAAAAGGCTTGAAACATAAGACAAAGAGTCAAGAGCCCCCCAAAACAACAATCACACCGGTAAAGGATGAATATGAATTTGATGAAGATGATGAGCAGGACAGAGTCCCGCCTGTCGATGACAAGCATTTGCTGAAAAAGGATTACAGGAAAGAGACtaaaacaaacagttttattTCCATACCCAAAATGGAAGTAAAAACCTATACTAAAAATAACACAATTACACCAAAGAAACCTGCCCATCGCATCCTGTCAGACACGTCGGATGAAGAGGATACCAGTGTAGCCGTGGGGACTGGCGAGAAGCTGAGACTATCGACTCATTCGATACTGCCCAGCAGCAAGACTCGAGAGCCCTCCAACACCAAGCAACAGAAGGAGAAGAATAAAGTCAAAAAGAAGCGGAAAAAGGAGACAAAGAGCAAAGAGGTTCGGTTTGgcaaaaaaaatgacaaattttgtTCCTCTGAATCAGAAAGTGAAAATTTGGAGAGTGAGGAGGATGATAGAGACTCTGTGCAAAGCTCTAGCTGTGTAAAGGACTCTAGGCTAGTGCTAAAGGAATCCTCCTTGTTCAACTCTCTGTCTGCCTCTTCCACCTCTTCTCATGGGAGTTTAGCTTCACAGAAACATAACCCTAATCTTACAGACCAGCACTCCAAGCACTGGAGGACAGACAATTGGAAAACCATATCTTCTCCGGCATGGTCAGATGTCAGTTCCTTATCGGACTCCACAAGGACGAGACTGACAAGTGAGTCAGACTATACGTCTGAGGATTCCAGTTTACAGTCGTTAAAGCCAGTGAGAAAGAAGCAGgagcacaaaaagaaaaataactctCATAATACTGTCTGTGAGAAGAAGAATTCATTCCATGCCAACGTGGACGGAGCAATTCCAAAGCTGGATAAGGAGGGAAAAGTTgttaaaaaacataaaacaaaacataaacacaaaaacaaagagaaggGACAATGCCCAGTCAGCCAAgacattaaaataatcaaaacttTTTCTTTTGAATATGAGGACTCTAAGCAAAAGCCTGACAAGGGTTTGATAGAGACTGAAAGTccaagtgaaaataaattaaaagtgtTAAAACATGAGAGAGAACActgtaaaaaggaagaaaagctaCTGAAAAGTAAATCAGAGGAGAAGGAATGGTTGTTTAAAGATGAGACTGGAAAAGCCTCCAAAGAggagaaatcattaaaaaaagtcaaagagGGGAATAAAGACATCAGCAAATTTTTCAGAGAGGAGAAGTCAAGTAAAGAGAAACCCATAAAGGAGAAGTCTCCCAAAGAGGAGAAACCTAGAATACAcaaggaggagagaaagaaaaaatcaaaggaaaaacaGTCAAAATCTGAAAAGAAGAATGATCTGAAGGAGGAGAAAATTACTAAACTGGAGAAAGACAAAACCttcaaagaagagagagaaaaatgtaaaaaagaaaaagtttacaAAGAGGAGCCTGGATTTGATGAGTTTAGTAATAAAAGCCAATTGCTGGAAAGCGAGGACACAAAATTCAGCCTTTCTGATGATCAGCAAGAGAGATGGTTTTCTGATTTGTCATCTGATTCATCCTTTGATTTCAAAGGTGAGGATAGCTGGGATTCTCCAGTAACAGACTTCAGGGAGATTAAAAATGACAGCATGGCAAAACTAATCATAGAAACAGTGAAGGAAGAAATTAAAGACAAGAAAAGGGagaataaaacaaaggaaaagaaagaatacaATGAAAAACGCAATGAAAAGGAtacattcttaaaaaaaagagagagagaaagtgtcgACAAAAACCCTGAGAAGAAGAAGGACCAAACTGAAAAGCATAAAGTCGCTCCTAGTTATCTGCCTGAAAAGGACAAGAAAAGGAAAGATTCTGCAGAAAGCGttaaagagagaaaggaaaaagatcCAGGTGAAatcaacaaagaaagaaaagattccTCTGATAGCTGTAAAGACCGAAAGGACATAAAAATTAAACAAGAGGAGCCCTATCGAGATGAGTTTAAAGAATATGGTTGTGAAACATTCTTCAAGGAGAAATCTGACCctgaatgcagtggaaaaaatGTGGAGAGCGGGGAAAGGCACCATTCAGGGAAAGATAAGGAGAAGAAAGATGCTCCTgataaggaaaagaaagagaaactgaaacCAGAAAAATATAAGGAGAAATCCAAAGAAGCGgataaagagaaaaatgaaaaagttgtTGCTGAGAAAAACCagaaggacaaagaactggataaaagttttaaagagaaaaaagataCTAAGGAGAAATACAAGGATCTGCATAACAAAGACAAAGAAAGGAAGACTTCTTTAGACTCTatcaaagagaaaaaagagaaaaacttcTCTGGAGATAGAGAGGATTTCTCtgagaaaagagatgaaaaaaaaggaaaagagaaaagctgGTACAGCATCGCAGATATCTTCACAGATGAAAGCGAAGATGAGAAGGATGATTACAGCTTAAGCGGATTCAAAATTGGTGAGGCTGTTGGGAGTGAATTGCATCGAATGGACAGTCTACAAGAAAAAGATGATAGCAtggctgctgaaaaggaccttTATCTTGCTGACAAGCACAGAAAGTACTCTTCTGACAGACAACATTcaggagagaaacagaaagataaagagaagaaaaaggataAAGGATTAGCAGAaggtgggaaggagaaaaaagagAAGGGTTTCTTTGAAAAACACAAAGAGAAGAAGGATAAAGATTCTGTCGAGAAGTATAAAGACAGGAAAGACAGAACCTCAGTAGACTCCacccaagaaaagaaaaacaagcaaaaGCTCCCTGAAAAGACCGAAAAGAAGCATGCTGCTGAGGAGAAGGTAAAAAACAAGCATAAGGAAAAGATGGAAAAAGAACATTCCAAAGAAAAGAAGTCTTCAAAAGGAGGAGAGACCGAGAAGAGCCTGTTGGAAAAATTGGAGGAGGAGGCCCTCAATGAATATAGAGATGACTCCAATGATAAAATAAGTGAGATTTCTTCTGATAgcttcacagacagaggacaagATCCAGGACTAACCATCCTCTTTGAGTCTTCTAACCTTTCTCTTATGGATGCCTCTGAGGAAAAGTATAAAGATTCTCTTCCTTTGCCCTGCTTGCAAGACAAACTCAAGGAGAAGGAGAGGCACAGACATTCCTCATCTTCGTCAAAGAAAAGTCAcgagaaagagaaagcaaagaaggaaaaaacagagaaaaaagagaaaatggatgACTTTAAAGACTCCAGCAACAGAAAAGATTCTAATCAATATgaaaaagaattctctgtggaTGGGGAGACTTTTGGCATTTCCTACAGCATGAAAGCAGAGGTTGAGGAAGAACTGGACAAAAACATTGActatttgttttctgaaaagaaagataaaaatgaTCCTGAGAGAGAGCTCTCAAAGAAGGCAGAAAAGGAAAAGACTTACGGTTCCAGTACCATCAGCACAATcaaagagaagaagaagagagaaaaacacaAGGAAAAATGGAAGGATGAAAAGGAAAAGCATAGAGACAAACATACAGATGGATTCTTTAAACATCACAAAGATGAGACAAAATCTGTGGTTAAAGACAAGGATAGCCCTCAAGTTATCACATTCAAAGATAAGTCAAAGGAGGAGAACCTCAAATTTAGTGAAACCAAAATGAAGGAGAAACTCAAGGAAAACCAAGAGAAAGACAAAACAGAGTCTCTAAAGATCAGTAATGGAAATGATAAAATAACATTGTCCAAAGATGGTAGCAAGAAAGATAACAGGCCTAGAGAGAAGCTTCTGGGTGATGGTGATCTAATGATGACCAGCTTTGAAAGGATGCTGAGCCAAAAAGACCTGGAAATTGAGGAGCGCCACAAAAGACACAAAGAGAGAATGAAGCAAATGGAGAAGATGAGGCACAGATCTGGAGATCCCAAATTAAAAGATAAAATGAAAACCTCTGAAGAGATGCGTAAGAGGAGTCTGGATTTGACCACAAAGAAACCACTAGCACTAGATACTCAGCTAAAGGACAAAAAGCTCAAAGAACTAGGTCCACTGACTCCTATATTGTCACCAGATAATAAGCCACAGCCTGCTGTGGGGACAGATTCAAAGGACTGGATAACTGGCCCTCAGCTGAAAGAAATTTTACCTGCTTCTCCCAGGCCAGATCAGAACAGGCCGACAGGTGTTCCAGCTCCAGCTTCCGTAGTTTCTTGTCCAAGCTATGAAGAAGTGATGCAGACACCAAGAACTCCTTCGTGCAGCAATGAAGATTACACAGATTTGATGTTTGATTGTGCTGACTCTCAGCACTCTCTGCCCATATCCACAATGTCCATGAATGCATGTTCTCCATCCTTTTTTGACAGATATGCAAATGCTTCGAGTGGACTTCCTGACAATCCAAGTCAGACTCCAACAAGGACGATACCCTCCACAAACCTTTATCGTTCAATCTCTGTTGATAtaagaaggatccctgaagatgAGTTCAGTGCTGGAGACAAGTTTTTCAGGCAGCAAAGTGTCCCGGCAACATCAAATTATGATTCTCCAGTGCAGCATTTGATGGAAGAAAAAGTCCCTCTTCCTTCTGTTCCTGCAGAAAAGTTTCAGTGTATGTCTCCAGGGTATTATTCACCTGACTATGGAATTCCATCACCTAAAGTAGAAACTTTGCATTGTGCACCTGTTGGCAATGTTGTCCAATCACCTGAAAGCATCTTTTCTGGTTTACAAGCAAAATCCTCCCCCTCACACAGAGATGAGCTGCTTGCACCTTCTGTAGAAAGTGCTCTTCCCCCTGATCTTGGCATGCCTTTGGATACCACAGAAGAGCAGCAAGCTACTGCTTCTATTTTGCCACCAGAGTCTACCTTTTTACCACCTATTGAAGAAAACGATTTTAGTTCAGGTATCTCAGAGCAGAACAATATGGACTGGGGTAACCCTCCTTCCAGAAACCCTGACCCTCCCATGCCTCCTAGTTTAATTGGTAATCCATCTGATCACCCAGTCAGCTGGTCAGTGGGATCAGAACTTCTAATGAAATCTCCCCAGAGGTTCCCTGAATCCCCTAAGCCATTCTGTTCACTGGACCCAATACATCCTGCACCCGTGTCCTTTATTTCTACAGATTCTCCATACCCAGTTTCTCCTATTTCCTATCCATTGTCAGTATCTGAACCGGGGCTTGATGAAGTAAAGGAAGATGTTGAAGAAACAGTTCCAGGAGAAATGGCAACTGCAGAAGAGCAAGCTCCTTACATGTCCCCTACTAGATTAGACACTTTCTTCAATAACTGCAAGCCTCTTCCAGAAGAAACACCCGAGATGCCTTTAGAACCCCCTTGCATTCCTACAGAAACTCAGGCAGAGGCTGTTAACACTCTGGAAAACAGTTATTTGGAAAACAGTAGTGTTGCACCTGTAAACCCAGAAGAGCCAGTAACGTGGCCTGATCCATTCACAAACTCAGAAGATGACTTAGACCTTGGTCCCTTCTCGTTGCCGGAATTGCCGCTCCAAGCTAAAGATGTTCCAGATGCTGAAATGACTGAAGTGGCATCGATAGAAGAAAGCTCAGTAGCTGCCCCAGAAGTCATAAATACTGGGATCATAAATGTGAGTGTGTCTGTCACAGCTTCTAGTGAGCAGGAGGAGCTACCGCTTAATCAGCCAAGTAACTTACTAGCTGTGGAACCAGAGCCACAGCCGGAGGAAAAAACATCGGAAGTGATTGCACCAGAAGCTACCTCGGAAGCATTGAATGTACCAGAAGAGAAAAGATTAGAAGAGTCCAAGGAACAGAGTTTTCAACAGATTGCATCAATAGAGCTTGCTCAGCCAGAGAAACAAGAGGCAGAAACAAACCATGAAGAATTGCCCTCGTCAAACTGTGCAGTGGAGAGTGGATCTCAAAGCAGCTTGGCACAAGCGAACACTGCTGAGAGTGGGGTCACGCAAGACAGTGCTGCAGTACGAAGTGGGAGCCAAGTCTCTTCCATCCAGACAGACACACCCCAAGGGACTACTGCAGTAGAAACCATAGAGCCAGTACAAAAACCAGTCGCAGAAGTttccaaaccaccaaaaatagAAGAGATCCCGCAACGAATTACCAGGAACAGGGCTCAAATGCTGGCCAATCAAAATAAACAGAACACTGCACCTTCTGAGAAAGAGTTTCCTCCAGTTTCTGCACCTTCCACACGTGCAAAAGGGCGAGTGACGGAGGAAGACGATGCTCAAGCCCAACATCCACGTAAACGCAGGTTCCAGCGTTCCAGCCAACAGCTACAGCAGCAGATTAACACGTCCACCCAGCAGACAAGAGAGATGATACAGCAAACACTGGCAGCGATTGTAAATGCCATAAAACTGGACGACATTGAGCCCTATCATAGTGACAGATCAAACCCATACTTTGAGTATCTTCAGATCAGGAAAAAGATTGAAGAGAAGCGGAAAATCCTCTGCTACATCACTCCCCAAGCTCCCCAGTGTTACGCCGAATATGTCACCTATACAGGGTCCTACCTGCTGGATGGCAAGCCACTAAGCAAGCTTCACATTCCAGTG ATTGCACCCCCTCCATCACTCGCGGAACCCCTGAAGGAACTCTTCAAGCAGCAGGAAGCCGTGAGGGGGAAGCTGCGACTCCAGCACAGCATAGAGCGG GAGAAGCTGATTGTTTCATGTGAACAGGAGATCTTAAGAGTTCACTGTCGGGCAGCGAGAACCATTGCTAACCAGGCAGTGCCCTTCAGTGCATGCACCATGCTGCTGGACTCCGAGGTCTATAACATGCCTCTAGAAAATCAG GGAGATGAAAACAAATCCGTCAGAGACCGTTTCAATGCTCGTCAGTTTATTTCCTGGTTACAAGATGTGGATGACAAATATGATCGAATGAAG